TTTGGAAATGTTAATTTTATGAAGGGGGCACTGGTGTCGGCAGATAAAATCACCACTGTGAGCCCGACCTATAAAGAGGAAATTCAAACTCCTGTGTTTGGTGAAAAATTAGATGGTTTACTAAGAGAGAGAAACGAAGATTTGCTTGGAATAATTAATGGAATTGATGAAGACTTTTACAATCCAGCAAAAGATGAATTGATTTATCAAACCTATTCAGCGAATGACCATCATAAGAAATCAATTAATAAAAGAGAAATTCAAAAAAGGTTTGATTTGCCGCAAAGCCCAAAAACACCTTTACTTGTAATGATCTCAAGGCTAACGAAGCAAAAGGGACTTGACCTACTGAAATGTGTGCTGCGTGACTTATTACAGGAGGATATTCAGATTATCATTCTTGGTACAGGCGATTATGAGTACGAAGAACACTTAAGACACGCAGGACGAATGTATCCTGAAAAGTTAAAGGTTCATACTGGTTTTAATGAGGAATTAGCCCATAAGCTTTATGCAGCGGCTGATTTGTTTTTAATGCCATCCCTGTTCGAACCCTGCGGACTTGGTCAAATAATTGCCATGAAATATGGAGCAATCCCTATTGTCCGTGAAACGGGCGGTTTAAATGATACAGTGAAAGCTTGGAATGAATTTACTAATAAAGGAAACGGATTCTCATTTAAAAACTTCAATGCTCATGACATGCTGTATACTATCCAGCGAGCTATCAGCTTTTACCATGATCATGAAGGTTGGGACTCCATTGTTAAGCAGGCAATGGGAATGGATTATAGTTGGGCACAGTCCGCATTCCGTTACAACCAACTCTATGCAGAGCTCATCTCAAGGAGTGAAACACATGTTTTCTAGTACAACGGAATTTAAGGAGACCTTTTTAAAAAGGCTTGAGATGCTATGTGGAAAGAGTTTCACAGAAAGTTCTAATCGAGATCATTATCAAACTCTTGGGAGCATGATACGTGAATTTGTTAGTAATGACTGGATTGCGACAAATGAGCGCTACCATACTGCAAAGGGCAAGCAGGTATACTATCTCTCTATTGAATATTTATTAGGAAAACTATTAAGACAAAACTTAATCAACTTAGGTATTGAGGACACAGTACAAGAAGGCCTACAAGAGCTTGGGATTGACATTGGAGAGCTAGAAGAATTAGAGGCAGATGCAGGGCTAGGAAACGGCGGCTTAGGAAGGTTAGCCGCCTGCTTTCTAGACTCACTAGCTTCTCTTAACCTACCAGGGCATGGTCACGGAATACGCTATAAACACGGGTTATTTGAACAAAAAATCGTGGATGGCTATCAAGTGGAATTACCTGAACAATGGTTAAGAAGCGGAAATGTTTGGGAGATTCGCAAGGTAGACTATGCAGTAAAGATTCCATTTTGGGGCAAGGTAGAATCAAGAATGGAAGATGGCCGCCTTGTCTTTCATCATTTAAATGCTGAAACGGTCACAGCCGTGCCACATGATATGCCTGTGATAGGATATAAGTCCAATACGATTAATACTCTAAGACTTTGGAATGCGGAGCCGTCTCAATTTCCTTTTCATAAGGATATCTTAAAATATAAGCGAGAAACCGAATCAATCTCTGAATTTTTATATCCAGATGATACACACGATGAGGGAAAAATTTTACGGTTAAAACAGCAATACTTTCTTGTTTCAGCAAGCATCCAATCAATCGTAAGAAGTTACAGGAAACAACATGCAAGCTTACAGCAGCTTCACGAGCATATTTGCATTCATATCAATGATACCCACCCCGTACTTGCCATACCGGAATTAATGAGAATTCTCATTGATGAAGAAGGATTCGATTGGGAGCAAGCATGGGAAGTGACAAGAAGAACCATCTCTTATACCAATCATACAACGTTATCTGAAGCGCTGGAAAAGTGGCCCATTCACATCTTTCAGCCCTTACTCCCAAGAATTTATATGATTATTGAAGAAATCAATGAACGGTTTTGCCAGGAGTTATGGGATCAAACTCCTGGTGATTGGGAGCGAATTAGGGGACTTGCTATTCTCGCCGACGGTTTTGTAAAAATGGCGCATTTAGCAATTGTCGGAAGCTTTAGTGTCAATGGTGTGGCAAAATTACATACAGAGATATTAAAGCAAAGAGAGATGAATCAGTTTTATCAACTTTATCCAGAGAAGTTTAATAACAAGACGAATGGAATTGCCCACCGCCGATGGCTGTTAAAGGCAAATCCTAAGTTATCATCCTTGATTACGGAATCGATTGGACCTTCTTGGACCTATTCAGGTTCGGAGCTTTCTCATTTACTCAAATATAAAGATGATACCGCATTTTTAGAGCAATTAGGGAAAATTAAGAATGAAAATAAGCAGATTTTAGCCGAAATCATTCTTGATAAGACGGGAGTTGCTGTGGATACACAAGCCATTTTTGATGTGCAAGTTAAACGGCTCCATGCCTATAAGCGTCAGTTGTTAAATGTGTTGCACATCATGCACCTATATAACCGAATCAAAGAGGATTCCAGCTATTCACTAGTGCCGAGAGTCTTTATATTCGGAGCGAAAGCGTCACCAGGGTATTATTATGCAAAGAAGATTATCAAATTGATAAATACCGTTGCAGAAAAAATCAATAATGACCCAAAAGTAGAAGATCGTTTAAAAGTGATTTTCCTTGAGAATTACCGGGTATCACTAGCAGAAAAAATCTTTCCAGCTGCGGATATAAGTGAGCAAATTTCTACCGCTAGTAAAGAAGCATCTGGTACAGGTAATATGAAATTTATGATCAATGGTGCTCTAACCGTCGGTACATTAGATGGGGCTAACATTGAAATTAAGGAATTAGTAGGAGACTCTAACATCTTTACTTTCGGACTTAGTGCAGAGGAGGTTCTCCATTATTATCAACATGGGGGCTATCAATCTGTCGATTATTACCACCATGACATTCGTATTCGCCAAGCAGTTGACCAGCTAATAAACGGATTTTTCCCAGGGGTATATAACGAGTTTGAACCTATCTTTGATTCGTTGCTGGAGGAAAACGATCAGTATTTTGTCTTAAAGGACTTTGCTTCCTATGCGGACACGCAACGAACTGTAGGTGAAGTCTTTACGGATCGATTAAGATGGCAGAAAATGAGTTTAACCAACATTGCACATGCGGGTTATTTTTCAAGTGATCGAACCATTCAAGAATACGCGGATGGTATTTGGCAAATTCAATCCTTATAAGGAAAAGGCTGACTCAGGTTTGAGTCAGCCTTTTAAAATTTACGCTAAAATGTGTCCAATAAAAATACCGATGGCTAATAAAAATCCAAAAATCGTATTCGTTTGGGCAGTTGCTTTCATGGCAGGTGCCATTTGAATGGGCAACGTCCCTTCAATAAAACCTTTAATCGCTTTAATGGCTTTCGGAACACTTAAAATGACGACAGCTGTCCAAATCGGCGCCTCATTACTGATAATGAGTCCAAGAATCCAAACATATGAAAAGATAAACATCACAGCTAATAAACGGACGGCTTTCTTTTTCCCTATTAAAATGGCTAATGTTTTACGGCCATTTTCTTTATCACCCTCAAGGTCACGAATATTATTTGAA
The window above is part of the Bacillus sp. SORGH_AS_0510 genome. Proteins encoded here:
- the glgA gene encoding glycogen synthase GlgA; amino-acid sequence: MKVLFAVSECGPFAKSGGLADVAGSLPKELKNLGTDVRVILPKYGTISDEYKKEMKKIKEFTVPVGWRNQFCGIEELTHQGVTFYFIDNEYYFKRENLYGYYDDGERFAYFNRAVLETIAQLNFYPDVMHCHDWHTAMIPFLLRTEYYKRKGYGQIKTMFTIHNLQFQGIFPKEVLGDLFGLDYQVFRPNTLEFFGNVNFMKGALVSADKITTVSPTYKEEIQTPVFGEKLDGLLRERNEDLLGIINGIDEDFYNPAKDELIYQTYSANDHHKKSINKREIQKRFDLPQSPKTPLLVMISRLTKQKGLDLLKCVLRDLLQEDIQIIILGTGDYEYEEHLRHAGRMYPEKLKVHTGFNEELAHKLYAAADLFLMPSLFEPCGLGQIIAMKYGAIPIVRETGGLNDTVKAWNEFTNKGNGFSFKNFNAHDMLYTIQRAISFYHDHEGWDSIVKQAMGMDYSWAQSAFRYNQLYAELISRSETHVF
- a CDS encoding glycogen/starch/alpha-glucan phosphorylase encodes the protein MFSSTTEFKETFLKRLEMLCGKSFTESSNRDHYQTLGSMIREFVSNDWIATNERYHTAKGKQVYYLSIEYLLGKLLRQNLINLGIEDTVQEGLQELGIDIGELEELEADAGLGNGGLGRLAACFLDSLASLNLPGHGHGIRYKHGLFEQKIVDGYQVELPEQWLRSGNVWEIRKVDYAVKIPFWGKVESRMEDGRLVFHHLNAETVTAVPHDMPVIGYKSNTINTLRLWNAEPSQFPFHKDILKYKRETESISEFLYPDDTHDEGKILRLKQQYFLVSASIQSIVRSYRKQHASLQQLHEHICIHINDTHPVLAIPELMRILIDEEGFDWEQAWEVTRRTISYTNHTTLSEALEKWPIHIFQPLLPRIYMIIEEINERFCQELWDQTPGDWERIRGLAILADGFVKMAHLAIVGSFSVNGVAKLHTEILKQREMNQFYQLYPEKFNNKTNGIAHRRWLLKANPKLSSLITESIGPSWTYSGSELSHLLKYKDDTAFLEQLGKIKNENKQILAEIILDKTGVAVDTQAIFDVQVKRLHAYKRQLLNVLHIMHLYNRIKEDSSYSLVPRVFIFGAKASPGYYYAKKIIKLINTVAEKINNDPKVEDRLKVIFLENYRVSLAEKIFPAADISEQISTASKEASGTGNMKFMINGALTVGTLDGANIEIKELVGDSNIFTFGLSAEEVLHYYQHGGYQSVDYYHHDIRIRQAVDQLINGFFPGVYNEFEPIFDSLLEENDQYFVLKDFASYADTQRTVGEVFTDRLRWQKMSLTNIAHAGYFSSDRTIQEYADGIWQIQSL